One Thiocapsa bogorovii DNA segment encodes these proteins:
- a CDS encoding CsoS2 family carboxysome shell protein yields the protein MASAARQSSDRRGASSLGSATNGSRRNNGKRITAVKPTGRMLALARRTATSGRGKAAVNTPTTTASLARQANPKLSGRDLAQTVRASRSAAGAAGTRKVQATGRVRPGRERPVGGAQDQPWKVGLSETAQGQFVTGTRVGRSQSVTGDEPSVCREVTGTEYMGAEIFREFCQTEPPKPTPKVRVTTTSHGNAVTGNEVGRSTRVTGDEPGTCKTVTGTEYLSAEQASAFCGTELPPNPRQTGRTRTTGGRPVSGVAPGLSAKVTGNEHGAGIQPTGSQYMSSANGEVSELKKAPPKVELTQTLGGGSVTGTRVGRSTKLTGDEPGSCRLVTGDEYVGAEQYKEFCGIQPAPLEAPKVGRSSTPKGLSVSGTQTGRSGRVTGDEPGTCKVVTGTPYAGLEQAATYCAPEQQRMIAERMRPMASAMAAARMTGIQPGIGGVMTGASRGACEDISGTPYVGVDQMEETCGNAARPGDSDFPQPLPQSSEGAPWQSFSVESPARQAFQSRQDNAVTGTLYEQEGRITGPFGMGTGKITGTEQFRFDRGQSVPSNLLQMEPAETPGVDTAAAAVRSRVTGEGQTAGKKITGDDWERGERVTGTEGPSARRRNPTRPGPVAAMGAVKPKRNEELPAPVSRVTGASGNTDRGSLITYSGGARG from the coding sequence ATGGCGAGCGCGGCACGTCAATCGTCGGATCGCCGCGGCGCATCTTCGCTCGGGAGCGCGACCAACGGGTCGCGTCGCAACAACGGCAAGCGCATCACCGCCGTCAAACCGACGGGTCGGATGTTGGCGCTCGCCCGGCGCACGGCGACCTCCGGACGCGGCAAGGCTGCGGTGAACACGCCGACCACAACGGCGAGCCTCGCGCGGCAAGCCAATCCAAAGTTGTCGGGGCGCGACCTCGCGCAGACCGTCCGCGCCAGCCGCAGTGCCGCAGGCGCGGCGGGAACACGCAAGGTCCAAGCAACGGGCCGGGTGAGACCCGGACGCGAGCGGCCGGTCGGCGGCGCGCAGGACCAACCCTGGAAGGTCGGTCTGAGCGAGACCGCGCAAGGCCAGTTCGTGACCGGAACCCGCGTCGGACGCAGTCAATCGGTGACGGGCGACGAACCGAGCGTATGTCGCGAGGTCACGGGGACCGAATACATGGGCGCCGAGATCTTTCGCGAGTTCTGCCAGACCGAGCCGCCGAAACCAACCCCGAAGGTTCGCGTCACGACGACGAGCCACGGCAACGCCGTGACCGGGAACGAGGTGGGGCGTTCGACCCGCGTCACGGGTGATGAGCCCGGCACCTGCAAGACCGTCACGGGTACCGAGTATCTGTCGGCCGAGCAGGCGAGCGCGTTCTGCGGAACCGAGCTCCCCCCGAACCCCCGGCAAACCGGGCGGACGCGGACCACCGGCGGTCGCCCCGTATCCGGTGTCGCCCCGGGGCTTTCGGCCAAGGTGACAGGCAACGAGCACGGTGCAGGCATTCAACCGACCGGCAGTCAGTACATGTCCTCGGCCAACGGCGAGGTGTCGGAGCTCAAAAAGGCGCCGCCGAAGGTCGAGCTGACGCAGACGCTCGGCGGTGGTTCCGTGACCGGAACTCGCGTCGGGCGCAGCACCAAGCTGACCGGCGACGAGCCTGGCAGCTGTCGGCTGGTGACCGGCGACGAGTATGTCGGCGCCGAGCAATATAAGGAGTTCTGCGGCATCCAGCCCGCACCGCTGGAGGCACCCAAGGTCGGGCGATCCTCGACCCCGAAGGGCCTATCGGTCTCCGGCACCCAGACCGGTCGCTCGGGTCGCGTGACCGGCGACGAGCCCGGCACCTGCAAGGTGGTGACCGGAACGCCCTATGCGGGACTCGAACAGGCGGCGACTTATTGCGCTCCGGAACAGCAGCGCATGATTGCCGAGCGGATGCGCCCGATGGCGAGCGCCATGGCGGCGGCGCGCATGACCGGCATCCAGCCGGGGATCGGTGGCGTCATGACGGGTGCGTCTCGGGGTGCCTGCGAGGACATCAGCGGAACGCCGTACGTCGGTGTCGACCAGATGGAAGAGACCTGCGGAAACGCCGCTCGCCCCGGCGACAGCGACTTCCCTCAGCCGCTCCCTCAATCCAGCGAGGGCGCGCCTTGGCAAAGTTTCAGTGTCGAATCCCCGGCCCGACAAGCCTTTCAGTCGCGTCAGGACAACGCGGTCACGGGAACACTCTACGAGCAGGAGGGGCGGATTACCGGCCCTTTCGGGATGGGCACGGGCAAGATCACGGGCACTGAGCAATTTCGCTTCGACCGTGGACAGTCCGTGCCGAGCAACCTCCTGCAGATGGAGCCCGCCGAGACGCCAGGGGTCGACACGGCAGCGGCAGCGGTCCGCTCCCGCGTGACGGGCGAGGGTCAGACCGCCGGAAAGAAGATCACGGGTGACGATTGGGAACGTGGGGAGCGTGTCACCGGGACCGAAGGTCCGTCGGCACGGCGTCGCAACCCGACGCGCCCCGGCCCGGTGGCTGCGATGGGGGCCGTCAAGCCCAAACGCAACGAGGAGCTTCCCGCGCCGGTGAGTCGTGTGACCGGAGCGAGCGGCAATACGGACCGCGGCTCGCTCATCACCTACTCGGGTGGAGCGCGGGGCTGA
- a CDS encoding carboxysome shell carbonic anhydrase, with the protein MSRQRRPTRASLIWASAPAPAAPAYRPRARGESGSGAPTATREPTVAESAAPTPSTPEPTPKTRGARMRPRPSSRTAATDAAKRSARQAKRPVVAAEVSRQVRGPSGQHPLTDREGNARLQRYEDRIKTGFDRIVPVLKQISALQHEADFERQAQAIARAELGFELPDHMLADAWVTQLDLRRLFAWCVFETYRRMADDFFANDPLGGREVRDFDRFLQDCGFHQLDVTPCADGRLAHAISYVLRLPFGAVRRKPYAGGLFDIENTVSKWGEVELGRFREGVPNTADAPTRYLKAVIYHYSSVDPHHQGCAAHGSNDAVAAQAALDRLLAFRQSVENGFCCGASVALLLIGLDTDTDAIRIHVPDGEGHIDLTQSVDAIKVHAITRELEPTAARARVAELIKAHAPANADPGMLRLVARLIENNLSQIDYVRQVHGGHYADVGHAERFMGVGIGFEEIQLRNLTYFAYLYTVEEGAADLDVGRKIFGGLNVSRGLPIPIVVRFDYHGGVPGARERAATRCRQLDAALADRFADLADQGLLHRLLVVRDSDSGAGIEVIGSSLEPVTAGGH; encoded by the coding sequence ATGTCGAGACAACGCCGTCCAACCCGAGCGAGCCTCATCTGGGCATCCGCACCCGCACCCGCCGCGCCGGCCTACCGCCCGCGCGCTCGGGGCGAGTCCGGGTCCGGCGCGCCCACGGCGACGCGTGAACCGACCGTGGCCGAATCGGCTGCTCCGACACCGAGCACGCCCGAGCCGACGCCAAAGACGCGTGGCGCGCGGATGCGTCCGCGGCCGTCGTCTCGAACAGCCGCTACCGATGCCGCCAAGCGATCGGCACGCCAGGCCAAGCGGCCCGTCGTTGCGGCAGAGGTGTCTCGACAGGTTCGGGGCCCGAGCGGACAACACCCGCTGACCGACCGCGAGGGCAACGCGAGGCTGCAGCGGTATGAGGATCGGATCAAGACGGGATTCGATCGGATCGTGCCGGTACTCAAGCAGATCTCGGCGCTCCAGCATGAGGCCGACTTCGAACGGCAAGCCCAGGCGATCGCCCGCGCCGAGCTGGGGTTTGAGCTGCCCGATCACATGCTGGCGGATGCGTGGGTGACCCAGCTCGATCTACGGCGTCTGTTCGCCTGGTGCGTGTTCGAGACCTACCGTCGGATGGCGGATGACTTCTTCGCGAACGACCCGCTCGGCGGGCGCGAGGTGAGAGATTTCGACCGCTTTCTTCAAGACTGCGGATTTCATCAGCTGGATGTGACGCCCTGCGCCGACGGACGATTGGCCCACGCGATCAGCTACGTGCTGCGTCTGCCGTTCGGCGCCGTGCGGCGTAAGCCCTACGCCGGTGGACTGTTCGATATCGAGAATACCGTGTCCAAGTGGGGCGAGGTCGAGCTCGGTCGCTTCCGGGAAGGCGTTCCGAACACCGCGGATGCGCCGACCCGCTATTTGAAGGCGGTGATCTACCACTACAGCTCGGTGGATCCGCACCATCAGGGCTGCGCGGCCCATGGATCGAACGATGCTGTGGCTGCACAGGCCGCCTTGGACCGACTCCTGGCCTTCCGGCAATCGGTCGAAAATGGGTTCTGCTGCGGTGCCTCTGTGGCGCTGCTGCTGATCGGTTTAGATACGGACACGGACGCGATCCGGATCCACGTGCCCGACGGCGAGGGCCACATCGATCTCACGCAATCGGTGGATGCGATCAAGGTGCATGCGATCACGCGTGAGCTGGAGCCGACCGCAGCACGTGCGAGGGTCGCCGAGCTGATCAAGGCGCACGCCCCGGCGAACGCCGACCCGGGCATGCTCCGGTTGGTCGCACGGCTGATCGAGAACAACCTGTCGCAGATCGACTACGTGCGCCAGGTACACGGCGGACACTACGCGGATGTGGGTCACGCCGAGCGGTTCATGGGCGTGGGCATCGGGTTCGAGGAGATCCAGCTGCGCAACCTGACCTACTTCGCCTATCTCTACACGGTCGAGGAAGGAGCGGCAGATCTGGACGTCGGACGCAAGATCTTCGGCGGACTCAATGTTTCACGCGGACTGCCGATCCCGATCGTCGTCCGCTTCGATTATCACGGCGGGGTGCCGGGCGCGCGCGAGCGCGCGGCGACACGCTGTCGGCAGCTCGATGCAGCGCTCGCCGACCGGTTCGCCGATCTGGCAGACCAGGGTCTCCTGCACCGACTGCTCGTCGTGCGCGACAGCGACTCTGGCGCGGGTATCGAGGTCATCGGATCCTCGCTGGAACCGGTCACGGCGGGAGGTCACTGA
- a CDS encoding carboxysome peptide A, with the protein MKICQVERPLVSTNRIPGFEHKNLQVVRDGSTQQVAVDAVGCMPGDWVICVGSSAAREAAGSKEYPSDLTIVGIIDHWPPETGAAGSGGAG; encoded by the coding sequence ATGAAGATCTGTCAGGTGGAACGCCCGCTGGTTTCGACCAACCGGATTCCGGGGTTTGAACATAAGAACCTCCAGGTGGTGCGCGACGGGAGCACACAACAGGTCGCGGTCGATGCCGTCGGCTGCATGCCCGGTGACTGGGTGATCTGTGTCGGCAGCTCCGCGGCACGCGAGGCGGCGGGCAGCAAAGAGTATCCGAGCGATCTGACCATCGTCGGCATCATCGATCATTGGCCGCCCGAGACGGGCGCCGCCGGGTCGGGAGGCGCAGGCTGA
- a CDS encoding carboxysome peptide B, translating into MEIRQVVGSLVCTHRIAGLGHWDLRLLQDTKGKHYVATDPVDARPGDWVFVVSGSAARYAMGDAGILTDLTIGGIIDRWEEERAAAVEPTSATSATTARAA; encoded by the coding sequence ATGGAGATCAGGCAGGTCGTCGGGTCGCTGGTCTGCACGCATCGTATCGCCGGTCTCGGACATTGGGATCTGCGGCTGCTGCAGGACACGAAGGGCAAGCATTATGTCGCGACCGACCCGGTGGATGCCCGCCCCGGCGACTGGGTCTTCGTGGTCAGCGGATCGGCCGCGCGGTACGCGATGGGGGACGCCGGGATCCTCACCGACTTGACGATCGGCGGGATCATCGACCGCTGGGAGGAGGAGCGAGCCGCGGCGGTCGAGCCGACCTCGGCCACCTCGGCCACCACGGCCCGAGCGGCATGA
- a CDS encoding BMC domain-containing protein encodes MASDKFGIALGMIETRGLVPAIEAADAMTKAAEVRLIGREFVGGGYVTVLVRGETGAVNAAVRAGADACERVGDGLVAAHIIARPHREVEPILPVGGPAVD; translated from the coding sequence ATGGCAAGCGACAAATTCGGAATCGCGCTCGGGATGATCGAGACCCGCGGACTGGTCCCCGCGATCGAAGCGGCGGACGCCATGACCAAGGCCGCCGAGGTGCGCCTGATCGGGCGCGAGTTCGTTGGTGGGGGCTACGTCACCGTACTGGTACGCGGCGAAACGGGCGCGGTCAACGCCGCGGTCCGCGCCGGTGCCGATGCCTGCGAGCGCGTCGGTGACGGCCTGGTCGCGGCGCACATCATTGCCCGCCCGCACCGCGAGGTCGAGCCGATCCTCCCGGTCGGCGGCCCCGCCGTCGACTGA
- a CDS encoding BMC domain-containing protein — MASESYGIALGMIETRGLVPAIEAADAMTKAAEVRLIGREFVGGGYVTVLVRGETGAVNAAVRAGADACERVGDGLVAAHIIARPHREVEPILNRTLPAASD; from the coding sequence ATGGCCAGTGAAAGCTACGGTATCGCATTGGGGATGATCGAGACGCGCGGACTGGTTCCCGCCATTGAAGCGGCGGACGCCATGACCAAGGCCGCCGAGGTGCGCCTGATCGGGCGCGAGTTCGTCGGTGGGGGCTACGTCACCGTACTGGTACGCGGCGAAACGGGCGCGGTCAACGCCGCAGTCCGCGCTGGTGCAGATGCTTGTGAGCGTGTGGGCGACGGACTGGTCGCGGCACACATCATTGCCCGTCCGCACCGCGAGGTCGAGCCGATCCTGAACCGGACCCTGCCGGCGGCTTCCGACTGA
- a CDS encoding ferritin-like domain-containing protein: MRHARIHPRTLGYLGRALSLELSAVQQYMTQASLAEAWGLPEAAVRFREETVEEMQHAERIIQRMLALGVAPNGSHLRPAGVARNLVDLLRQDAVLEVEIVALYREAVTFCRRIGDRDNGDFFEALLDEEAAHAREIDDWLASLGVPRYREAAERAYF, encoded by the coding sequence ATGAGACACGCACGCATTCATCCTCGTACCCTTGGCTATCTCGGTCGTGCCTTGAGCTTGGAGCTGTCCGCAGTCCAGCAGTACATGACCCAGGCCTCGCTCGCAGAGGCCTGGGGTCTGCCCGAGGCAGCGGTGCGTTTTCGCGAGGAAACGGTCGAAGAAATGCAGCATGCCGAGCGCATTATCCAACGGATGTTGGCGCTGGGTGTCGCACCGAACGGCTCGCACCTGCGCCCGGCCGGCGTCGCACGCAACCTGGTCGACCTGTTGCGACAGGATGCAGTGCTCGAAGTCGAGATCGTCGCCCTCTATCGGGAGGCCGTGACCTTCTGTCGTCGGATCGGGGATCGCGACAACGGTGACTTCTTCGAGGCACTGCTCGACGAGGAGGCCGCCCATGCCCGCGAGATCGATGACTGGCTCGCCTCACTCGGTGTGCCGCGCTATCGCGAGGCCGCTGAACGTGCCTATTTCTGA
- a CDS encoding 4a-hydroxytetrahydrobiopterin dehydratase has product MNQGWTERRRPIRLERRLEFADYENTRDFLDRAAALSERVGLYPDMSFGRTYVNITLHAEDDANEVGEPLRQFAREIDALLDTERTLDE; this is encoded by the coding sequence ATGAACCAAGGCTGGACCGAACGTCGCCGTCCGATACGCCTCGAACGCCGTTTGGAGTTCGCCGACTACGAGAACACCCGCGATTTTCTCGATCGGGCGGCCGCACTCTCCGAGCGTGTCGGTCTGTACCCGGACATGAGCTTCGGACGAACCTACGTGAACATCACTTTGCATGCCGAAGACGACGCGAACGAGGTGGGAGAGCCGCTTCGGCAGTTCGCGCGCGAGATCGATGCGCTGCTCGACACCGAGAGGACCCTCGATGAGTGA
- a CDS encoding LysR family transcriptional regulator encodes MTTSSQAPKGLPQSDATGRFVRHATLRQLQLLEAIVRLGSFTRAAEEMFLTQPTVSMQIKKLTDTVGTPLFLHVGRNVEPTDAGREVYAACRTILRSLTDLEIKLADLKGLKSGHFRLGVITTAKYFAPEILGAFCERFPGIDVSLKVTNRTRIIERMAANDDDLYIFGEPAHAGLDVEATFLAPNPLIMLARTDHPLVGQSGITMERLAQERFLLREPGSGIRDSVVRSFAEKGLRPNVRMELGSNEAIKHAIIAGLGISALSLHTLTLDGGAGRLAMLDVEGFPIERSWYLVHPKGRDLSTIAKAFLAFAVDLEREITASLERTYDLLRAPSAR; translated from the coding sequence ATGACCACGTCGAGCCAGGCCCCAAAAGGGTTGCCCCAAAGCGATGCAACCGGTCGCTTCGTGCGACACGCCACCTTGCGTCAGCTCCAACTTCTCGAGGCCATCGTCCGTCTCGGCAGTTTCACGCGTGCCGCCGAAGAGATGTTCTTGACCCAACCCACGGTGTCGATGCAGATCAAGAAACTGACCGACACGGTCGGGACGCCTCTCTTCCTGCATGTGGGTCGCAACGTCGAGCCGACCGACGCCGGACGCGAGGTCTATGCCGCCTGCCGCACCATCCTGCGCTCGCTCACCGACCTCGAAATCAAGCTCGCCGACCTCAAGGGACTAAAGAGCGGGCATTTTCGTCTAGGCGTCATTACGACCGCAAAATACTTCGCACCCGAGATCCTCGGTGCCTTCTGCGAGCGGTTTCCCGGCATCGACGTCTCGCTGAAGGTCACGAACCGCACCCGCATCATCGAGCGGATGGCAGCCAACGACGACGATCTTTACATCTTCGGCGAGCCCGCCCACGCCGGCCTGGATGTCGAGGCGACCTTTCTCGCACCGAACCCCCTGATCATGCTCGCGCGGACCGATCATCCGCTGGTCGGTCAATCCGGGATCACGATGGAACGTCTGGCACAGGAGCGCTTCCTGCTCCGCGAGCCCGGCTCGGGCATCCGCGACTCGGTCGTGCGCAGCTTCGCAGAGAAGGGCCTGCGCCCGAACGTGCGGATGGAGCTCGGCAGCAACGAAGCGATCAAACACGCGATCATCGCCGGCCTCGGAATCTCTGCGCTTTCGCTTCACACCCTCACGCTCGACGGGGGTGCCGGGCGACTCGCGATGCTGGATGTCGAGGGCTTCCCGATCGAGCGGAGCTGGTATCTAGTCCACCCGAAGGGCCGCGATCTTTCGACCATCGCCAAGGCATTCCTGGCCTTCGCCGTCGACCTCGAGCGCGAGATCACCGCCTCGCTCGAGCGAACCTACGACCTCTTGCGAGCCCCGTCGGCACGCTAA
- a CDS encoding histidine phosphatase family protein — MPTRLFLVRHGATELTAEDRFSGATDVPLSEEGRKQVENLASRLAGEPLDAIYASPMGRTVETARILAKPHGTAVRVETEPALREIDYGHWEGKTRAEVEAQYGDEYENWQEDPLTIAPRDGESGVQVLARALPVVRRIVEQHHKGSVLVVCHKGTNRLLISSLLGFDARGYRDRLDQSPAALNILDFVSPVRARLRLFNDVSHYEGVPDRTFSQRLSRWWSPRS, encoded by the coding sequence ATGCCGACGCGACTTTTCCTGGTTCGCCACGGTGCGACCGAGCTGACTGCCGAGGATCGTTTCTCGGGCGCGACCGATGTACCGCTCTCCGAGGAGGGACGCAAGCAGGTCGAAAATCTTGCCAGCCGCCTCGCTGGCGAGCCGCTCGATGCCATCTATGCGAGCCCGATGGGGCGCACGGTGGAGACGGCACGGATCCTGGCCAAGCCTCACGGCACTGCGGTTCGCGTCGAGACGGAGCCCGCGCTGCGCGAGATCGATTACGGACACTGGGAAGGAAAGACACGGGCCGAGGTCGAGGCGCAGTACGGCGACGAATACGAGAATTGGCAGGAAGACCCACTCACGATCGCGCCGCGAGACGGTGAATCCGGCGTTCAAGTGCTCGCGCGGGCCTTACCGGTTGTGCGACGTATCGTGGAGCAGCACCACAAAGGCTCCGTGTTGGTGGTCTGCCACAAAGGAACCAACAGGCTTCTGATCAGTAGCCTGCTGGGTTTCGATGCGCGCGGTTATCGCGATCGGTTGGATCAGAGTCCGGCGGCGTTGAATATTCTAGATTTCGTCAGCCCGGTGCGGGCACGCCTCCGCCTCTTCAACGATGTCTCGCACTACGAAGGTGTTCCCGATCGCACCTTCTCGCAACGCCTGTCGCGTTGGTGGTCGCCGCGCAGCTGA
- a CDS encoding glutathione S-transferase family protein: MTDAPADTGEFIRWESGFRNWVTPDGSPGPCGEGGFKAEPGRYHLYVSYACPWAHRTLIFRALKGLEDAISVSVVHPVMPSESWVFGDYPGATPDQLHGFEKLHQLYEHSAPGFDGVVTVPVLFDKQRDVIVNNESSEIIRMLNSAFDHWGRADVDFYPSELREDIDAVNALVYENINNGVYRTGFATTQNAYEAAFDRLFETLDQLEARLVRQRYLVGDAMTEADWRLFTTLVRFDPVYHGHFKCNQRRLVDYPNLWAYTRELYQVPGVAPTVNMDHIKRHYYGSHKQINPNGIVPKGPALDFTAPHGRDRLGGGGSPEEKRGT, encoded by the coding sequence ATGACTGATGCTCCTGCAGACACCGGCGAATTCATCCGCTGGGAATCCGGCTTCCGGAATTGGGTTACGCCGGACGGCAGCCCGGGTCCGTGCGGCGAGGGCGGCTTCAAGGCCGAGCCCGGCCGCTATCACCTCTATGTGTCATACGCTTGCCCCTGGGCCCATCGCACGCTGATCTTCCGAGCGCTGAAGGGCCTGGAGGATGCGATCTCCGTATCGGTCGTGCATCCGGTGATGCCGTCGGAGAGCTGGGTGTTCGGCGACTATCCGGGCGCAACGCCGGATCAGCTTCACGGCTTCGAGAAATTGCACCAGCTCTACGAGCACAGCGCACCGGGCTTCGATGGCGTGGTCACTGTGCCGGTGCTGTTCGACAAGCAGCGTGACGTCATCGTCAATAACGAGTCGTCAGAGATCATCCGCATGCTGAACAGCGCCTTCGACCACTGGGGGCGGGCCGACGTGGACTTCTATCCGTCGGAACTGCGCGAGGACATCGACGCCGTCAACGCGTTGGTCTACGAAAACATCAACAACGGCGTTTACCGGACCGGCTTCGCAACGACGCAGAACGCTTACGAGGCGGCCTTCGATCGGCTGTTCGAGACCCTCGATCAGCTCGAAGCCCGGCTCGTACGGCAGCGCTACCTGGTCGGCGACGCGATGACAGAGGCAGACTGGCGCCTGTTCACGACCCTGGTGCGCTTTGACCCCGTCTACCACGGCCACTTCAAATGCAATCAGCGGCGCCTCGTGGACTATCCCAACCTCTGGGCCTATACGCGCGAGCTCTATCAGGTGCCCGGCGTTGCGCCGACCGTGAACATGGACCACATCAAGCGGCACTACTACGGCAGCCACAAGCAGATCAACCCGAACGGCATCGTACCGAAGGGGCCGGCGCTGGACTTCACGGCGCCCCACGGGCGCGATCGGCTCGGCGGCGGAGGCAGTCCCGAGGAAAAGCGGGGAACGTGA
- a CDS encoding HIT family protein → MSSTPSEQNCYFCKVSRGEADPFIFENRSFVGIFDTHPVNPGHALMIPRRHVLSIFQLTETEQADYFDAIRGVKAAIEDTDLKELYLNMLGRDDLKDRPKDHIETVLKLSFLGNKPDAYTVGNNDGREAGRSIDHLHVILLPRYRGDVDDPKGGIRNVIPGRANYPRR, encoded by the coding sequence ATGAGCAGCACACCTTCAGAACAGAATTGCTACTTTTGTAAAGTTTCAAGGGGCGAAGCCGACCCCTTTATCTTTGAAAACCGGTCTTTTGTGGGAATCTTCGACACTCACCCCGTCAATCCAGGGCACGCCTTGATGATTCCAAGGAGGCATGTCCTATCCATTTTTCAGCTGACCGAAACAGAGCAAGCGGACTATTTCGATGCCATTCGTGGGGTCAAAGCCGCTATTGAAGACACTGATCTGAAGGAGCTTTACTTAAACATGCTCGGCAGGGACGATCTCAAAGACCGGCCCAAAGACCATATCGAGACAGTCTTGAAGCTGAGTTTCCTGGGAAATAAGCCTGATGCATACACTGTCGGCAACAACGATGGAAGAGAAGCAGGAAGAAGCATTGACCATTTACATGTCATTCTCTTGCCGCGCTATCGCGGAGATGTCGACGACCCTAAGGGCGGTATTCGCAATGTGATACCGGGAAGAGCAAACTATCCGAGACGTTGA
- a CDS encoding DUF433 domain-containing protein: MDIDRITLDPAVMGGKPCIRGLRVTVGTVLGLMAEGVSRERILSAYPYLEPEDLDAALAYAAWRLEEREEDLTAA, encoded by the coding sequence ATGGACATTGACCGAATCACCTTGGATCCGGCTGTCATGGGCGGCAAGCCCTGCATCCGAGGTCTGCGGGTCACGGTCGGAACGGTGCTCGGACTCATGGCCGAGGGCGTCAGCAGGGAGCGCATCCTTTCCGCGTACCCCTATCTCGAGCCCGAGGACCTGGATGCAGCGCTGGCCTATGCCGCCTGGCGTCTGGAGGAACGTGAAGAGGACCTAACCGCGGCATGA
- a CDS encoding DUF5615 family PIN-like protein: MTLRLVIDVNLSPEWVPVLTEAGFETVHWTQVGDPSAPDRCCLSHCFTGRFSDYVAAHCGRFPALMTPVEQCWEMEYGEEGRVSGRCA; this comes from the coding sequence ATGACCCTGCGGCTGGTCATCGATGTCAATCTCTCGCCGGAGTGGGTACCTGTTCTGACCGAAGCGGGATTCGAGACCGTCCACTGGACGCAGGTCGGAGATCCTTCTGCGCCTGACCGCTGTTGTCTCTCACACTGTTTCACCGGCCGGTTCTCGGATTATGTCGCAGCACACTGCGGGCGCTTTCCCGCACTCATGACTCCGGTGGAGCAGTGTTGGGAGATGGAATACGGTGAGGAAGGTCGCGTGAGCGGGCGGTGTGCGTAA
- a CDS encoding transposase, whose product MERERYLLELARYVVLIPVRAGMVGAPGAWPWSSYRATVGEEIPVPAFLETDWVLRAFAEGRAEAVAGYRRFVAEGIGDAGPWSGLKGQIYMGSEQFVERMQALIDPRRPLREIPMTNHYHLLLETPDANLSKGMRQLNGVYTQYVNRAHGRVGHLFQGRFKAILVERERYLLELARYVVLNPVRAGMVRAPGDWPWSSYRATVGEEGSVPAFLETDWLLRAFAERRVEAVAGYRRFVAEGIGAAGPWSGLKGQIYLGSEQFVERMQALIDPKRPLREIPKRQRRALAKPLDDYASSCPDRDSAIVEAFRSGAYSMQAIAEHFGVSRMTVSRTMRRHEGVVGDLALPF is encoded by the coding sequence GTGGAGCGTGAGCGTTACCTGCTGGAGCTGGCCCGCTATGTGGTGCTGATTCCCGTCCGCGCCGGAATGGTAGGAGCGCCGGGCGCCTGGCCGTGGAGCAGTTACCGTGCGACGGTCGGAGAGGAGATCCCCGTCCCGGCATTCCTGGAGACGGACTGGGTGTTGCGGGCGTTCGCCGAGGGCAGGGCCGAAGCGGTGGCCGGCTACCGGCGGTTCGTCGCCGAAGGCATCGGCGACGCGGGTCCCTGGTCAGGGCTGAAGGGCCAGATCTACATGGGCTCCGAGCAATTTGTCGAGCGCATGCAGGCGCTGATCGACCCGAGGCGTCCGCTGCGCGAGATCCCGATGACGAACCACTACCACCTGTTGTTGGAGACGCCGGATGCCAATCTCTCCAAAGGCATGCGCCAGCTCAACGGCGTCTACACGCAGTATGTCAACCGCGCCCACGGGCGCGTCGGGCACCTGTTCCAGGGCCGTTTCAAGGCCATCCTGGTGGAGCGTGAGCGTTACCTGCTGGAGCTGGCCCGCTATGTCGTGCTGAATCCCGTCCGCGCCGGAATGGTGCGAGCGCCGGGCGACTGGCCGTGGAGCAGTTACCGTGCGACGGTCGGAGAGGAGGGCTCGGTACCGGCATTCCTGGAGACGGACTGGTTGTTGCGGGCGTTCGCCGAGCGCAGGGTCGAAGCGGTGGCCGGCTACCGGCGGTTCGTCGCCGAAGGCATCGGCGCCGCCGGTCCCTGGTCGGGGCTGAAGGGCCAGATCTACCTGGGATCCGAGCAATTTGTCGAGCGCATGCAGGCGCTGATCGACCCGAAGCGTCCGCTGCGCGAGATCCCGAAACGCCAGCGCCGTGCGTTGGCAAAGCCGTTGGACGACTATGCTTCGAGCTGTCCCGACCGCGACTCCGCGATTGTCGAGGCGTTCCGCAGCGGCGCCTACAGCATGCAGGCCATCGCCGAGCATTTCGGCGTCAGCCGCATGACCGTCAGTCGGACCATGAGACGTCACGAGGGTGTCGTCGGAGACCTCGCCCTACCATTCTGA